The segment TCgtgttcacagtggagagaaaccatttgtctgttccacatgtgggaaaggattcactacgtCATCCCAGCatctgacacaccagcaggttcacactggggagagaccgttcagctgctccacgtgtgggaagaaatttagtcgttcatccaccctgcagagacaccagcgggttcacactggggagagaccgttctcctgctccgagtgtgggaagggactcactcagtcatcccacctgctgagacatcagcaaattcacaagtgattacaggggttggattctgctgttaatcaccaataagagacactctaactaccggcccttgacattcaatggtgttaccatcactgatttcctcactgtcaacatccttggggttaccattgaccagaaactcgccacataaacacaatgactataagagcaggtcagaagcgagtaactcacctcctgactccccaaagtctgtccaccatctacaagtcaggagcgcgatggaatactccccacttgcctggatgggtgcagctccaacaacactcaagaaactcaacaccatccaggacaaagcagcccgcttgattggcaccacatctaccaacatccactctctccaccactgatgctcagtagctgtagtgtgtactatctacaagatgcactgcagcaattcaccaaagatccttcgacagcaccttcaaaacccacgactacttccatctagaaggacaagggcagcagatacatgggaacaccaccacctgcaagttcccctcccagtcactcaccattctgacttggaaatataatcgccattccttcgcagtcactgggtcaaaaccctggaattccctcccgaacggcattgtgggtcaacccacaataggtggattggctatgctaaattcccccttagtgtcaaggggattagcagggttatgggaatagggcctgggtgggattgctgtcggaacagacacgatgggccgaatggccgccttctgtattgtaggaattctatgattctatgaatccatagcatgtggactgcagtgattcaagaaggcagcgcagctccaccttctcaaggcaaatacgaattgggcaataaatgctgcccagccagcgacgtccatgtgccacgaatgaatttttaaaatcagacCCAGGACTGAACTATGTTCAATCTGACTGAATTCTGAGTTTCTGAACATTGGGTTTGGTGTCCAATGAATCACTTTTGTTTCCATCATTTTATCCCAACTCCTTGATTTCTCCAAGATGAGAGGAGACTAATTCATCTCCTGTTACTGGGATAGAAAGCTGACAAATCCCCTGGATCATACGGTATGCATTCCAGGATCTGGGAAGAGGTGACTGCACTGATACTCGAAGCACTGCcagtgattttccaaaattctctagattctgcAGTGGTACCAATGGATTGGAAAGTGGAAAATGTAATCCCAATAATAAGAAAAGCCGGAGAAAGGAAACAGGGAATGACAGGCtatttagcctgacatcagtcatcagGAAAATATTGGCATCTATCATGAAGGAAGTGGTAAAAATGCAATTAGAAAAGTAGAACATGATTGGACAAAGTCAACATTGGTTTATGAAAGAACTTGACAAATCTAGTAGAATttgttgaggatgtaactaaaaggttagataaaggggaaccaggaaATGTTGTATGATTGAATTTCTAAAAGCCATTTCATAAGATGCCATACACAAGATTGTTGCACAGGATAAGGGCTCATGTCATTGGGGGTGAAATATTAGCATTGGTAAAGGAGTTGTTAAAGGACAAAGAGAAGGGATTGATGTGTCATTTTCAGGTCGGCAGGCTCTTATTATGGGGACAGCACAAGAAGAAGGATAGGAGTTTATTAACAATCCATATTCATGACTTATTTCAAGAGACCAAGTCCAATGTATTCAAGTTTCCCGATGGGGGACTGTCTCAGGGCAAACAACATCAAAGTGGTCAGTACAAATGACACACAAAATATATCCTTACAAACTTCTGCACTGCGGACCACCTCTCTGGAGAAAACACTGTGGCAACCGGCACAGGTGGAGGCAGCACTGAAATTTGGTTCAGTTTCAAGGACCATCATCACCAAACTCTGAACATCTGAGGTGTCCAGAGGAGGATCAGAAGTGGAGTGTGGCAGAGCAAGACCAGAGGTGGAACAGCAGCAGAGGAAGACCAAAGGTAGTTTGGCTGCAGagttcaccccccgcccccaccccgcgcCCCGAGCACTATAAAACAACATCATAAACTGCCAGTTCTACGGATATCCATGTTGATCCCACATCTGACTCCCCGTCAGTAGAGGATCCACAGAAAACAATAAAATCATTGACAGTTTCGACACACTCGAACCAGGAGGAGTCTACCCCAACATTCTCCCTGTTCTCTGAATGGGGTAACTATACACTGTAGTTAATACAGTCAGTAAAAGACAATCTATTGTTGGGAGCTTGATTATCTGGTGTCTGAAACCACAAGattcaatatttagagtcaacAAGATGAACAAGGAAACAGATCAGGGCCCAATACTCCAGCTGGATATTCACAGGAGAAAGTCTGTTATCTAACACCTCGagtggacagaacagagaaagatcccaacTGTAAGAAATCCTCCAACTATTTGTGAATATCTTTCAAATGCTGACAGGTTTCAATTCACAGCTTCCATTATGCTGAATCAATGGAAGCTGAGAGAGCGGTTATCCTGGAACTATTAAAAAAACTAACTAGAGTACTCAGCATCTCAAAGGGACTGCAGAGTATTTCAAACTGTGTCGTCATGCTGTAGTTCGTGACCTTGATTTGCAGAGATAGAATTCGGACTGGATATTTTGGAATGTTGTAGAGACATTGATCTAACAATAGAATCGTGAAATAACAGCTCATGAGGAGACACATCATGTTAATGCCAGCTTATTTTCAAAGAATTATGCAATTATTCCCAATATTGTTCCCCTTCATAAAAACACGCATATTCCTCCTTTCAAATGATTGTTCAATTCTCTTTTTGAAAAATCTGAGTTAACAAAAAACAACATCGGAAGAGTTGCAGGAGCCTCTGCAGTATTCatggacatttttaaaattaacaagttTCCTTGACCCAATAACATGAAGAGTCAGGTGGGAATTTTCTCCCAAAAATTTTGGAAGAAAAACTATTCAATTATGTAGTTGATTTCGTACCATTTCaaggatcatagaaccctacagagcagaagaagcccattcagcccatcgagtctgcactgaccgcaatccctcccagaccctatcaccataaccccatgcatttgcccgagctagtccccctggcaatttttagcatagccaatccacctaacccgcacatctttggattgtgggaggaaacccatgcagatacggggagaatgtacagactccacacagaccgtgacccaagccaggaatcgaacccgggtcccaggcgctgtgagacagcagtgctagccaccctgccgcccctcaATGTTGGCCTTGGAAACAGGGCAGTGCTGACCCAGCAGAATGTCAGTTCTGGAATGTAAGTGGTCAGTTACCCTATTGACAGCAACAGAGCCAcaccagaaagagaccattcaggtaCATTATGTGTGCAAATGGATTTATTCAGTTTCGCCTCCTATTAACGTACAAGCTTTAAAAGTTCAAAGGAATTGATCAACCATGAGTTCATTCTTATTGTCAAgtccgtgtgtgtatgtgtgtggatgGTAAATCATCAGTTCGTTACACCTGCTAACACTCCAAGGAGTTCATCTTCAGGTGTCGATGTTTGTTCTGCTATTAATTAAACTCAGGACAGAACTGTGGTGCCTGTTGACATTAGCTGCTGTATTAGTTATTTTCATTTTATACCTTGGTGCTTTGGCTTCAGTCGTAATTGAATCACAAAACATGGTTATTTTTTATGCAATAACATACTTCAATGGTGGTTATATTACCCAGCATTCACAGTGAATCAGAATATGATCTATCCTGACAACAGACTTTGAGCCGGCGTACTGGCGGGTTCCGAGCATGCGTACTGCAGATCcgaagtgcatgcgcagtggatgTTGCTGCTGCAGCAACAAGGTGGTTATATCGGCTCCATGTTTCCCCCGCCATCTTGTCCGCGGAGCGGCTTCCGGTTCGCGCAAACCGCCCTTTCTGGGACAAGAAGCAGCACGATGGCCGAGGAATGCATAACTGCCAGCGGTGTCATGGATGTTAACACTGCACTTCAGGAAGTGCTTAAAACTGCATACATCCACGATGGCTTGTGTTGTGGTCTCCGGGAAGCTGTCAAGGTGCTGGACAAACGACAGGCTCATTTGTGTGTCCTGGCAGGCAATTGTGATGAGGCACAGTATGTTAAGTTGGTAGAAGCCCTCTGTGCTGAGCATCAGATCAACCTGATTAAGGTTGATGACAACAAGAAACTTGGTGAATGGGTAGGCCTGTGCAAAATAGACCGAGAAGGGAAACCTCGCAAGGTTGTAGGCTGCAGCTGTGTTGTTGTCAAGGATTATGGCAAAGACTCACAAGCCAAAGATGTCATTGACAACTATTTCCGAGGAAAGTGATACATttcataaataaaaacaaaaactaaaaaaaaaagaaacggcttattCTGGAGGGTAATGCAGGcggtggggtggatggggggggggcttcGTAAGCACCCAGTGGAGACAGGAGAACCCGAATAATAACTGCTCAGTGCCGCGTTCCTACCATTCGGGGCCGCGACCGCAGATGCCGAGTTGGAGGCTCCGAGTTGACGGAGACCATCTTTCTCGGGGAGATGGGCAATAGTGCGCATGCGCGGTGCTCCCtgtcagcaggaggagagaatgttgtgaatttctatccgGGACTGACAGGGATggactttggaaactccttttacagggagttagaaggggaggatttacacacagaaaactcaaaccaagAGAAATGTTTCTCGCTTAATTTCTATTCTTGACTGACAGTGATGATCTTTTTTTTACAGGAAATTTGATGACAAAATTTAAAGGGAAACTCAAACCAGACATCAGATCAAAACCTGACAGAATCACTCCATTCATCAGAACCtgattgtcagtgtgtctgtAGAAAAAGATTCAAGCATCTGTGTGACTGGAAATAGGGAACAATAATgtcatggaaggatttgcaaaaaaaggatgcaattttaaaaattgagttgtTTAACCGGGagcctgtgtgggtcagtgttttaaagtttatttattagtgtcgcaagtaggcttagcttacattaacgctacaatgaaattgctgtaaaattcccctagttgccacactccggcgcttgttcgggtcaatgcacctaaccagcaagcctttctgactggaaggaaacccatgcagacatggggagaatgtgcagactccacacagacagtcacccaagccatgaattgaaccctggtcccaagcactatgaggcaacagtgcagcCCCATGGTGAAGACATGGTGATGGGTAAGTGTGTGGGACTTGATGCAGAGGACAGGGGTTTACATACACCAAAGTTTTTCATGGGTTAAATGAGGGAcgctgacatagaacatagaacattacagcgcagtataggcccttcagccctcgatgttgcgccgaccagtgaaaccaatctaaatcccatctaacctgcactattccaatatcatccatttgtttatccaatgaccatttaaatgaccttaatgttggcgagtccactactgctgcaggcagggcattccacgcccttgctactctctgagtgaagaacctatctctgacatctgtcctatatctatcacccctcaatttaaagctatgtcccctcacgcTAGCTGTCACCAtcggaggaaaaaggctctcactatccaccctatctaatcctctgatcatcttgtatgcctctattaagtcacctcttaaccttcttctctctaatgaaaacaacctcaagtcccttagcctttcctcataagaccttcccaccataccaggcaacatccaagcaaatctcccctgcaccctttccaatgcttccacatccttcttataatgcggtgatcagaactgtacacaatactccaagtgcggccgcaccagagttttgtacagctgcaacatgacatcatggccccgaaactcaatccctctaccaataaaagctaacacaccgtacgccttcttaacaaccctatcaacctgggtgccaactttcagggatctatgcacatggacacagagatctctgttcatccacactaccaagtatcttaccattaacccagtacgctgtaatcctgttactcctttcaaagtgaatcacctcacacttttccgcattgaactccatttgccacctctcagtccagcactgcagcttatctatgtccctctgtaacctgcaacaaccttccgcactgtccacaactccaccgactttagtgtcatccgcaaatttactaacccattcttctacgccctcatccaggtcatttatgaaaataacaaacagcagtggccccaaaacagatccttgcggtacaccattagtaactgacctccaggatgaacatttcccatcaaccaccaccctctgtcttcttacagctagccattgcctgatccaaaccactaaatcaccctcaatcccatgcctctgtatattctgcaatagcttaccgtggggaaccttattagacgctttactgaaatccatgtacaccacatcaactgctttaccctcatccacctctttggtcaccttctcaaagaactcaataaggtttgtgaggcacgacctacccttcacaaaaccgtgttgactatccctaatcaaattattcctttctagatgattataaatcctatctcttataatcctttccaaaactttgcccacaacagaagtaaagctcactggtctataattaccagggttgtccctactccccttcttgaacaaggggacaacatttgcgatcctccagtcttctggcactattcttgtagacaatgacgacacaaagatcaaagccaaaggctctg is part of the Mustelus asterias unplaced genomic scaffold, sMusAst1.hap1.1 HAP1_SCAFFOLD_382, whole genome shotgun sequence genome and harbors:
- the LOC144486539 gene encoding small ribosomal subunit protein eS12 translates to MAEECITASGVMDVNTALQEVLKTAYIHDGLCCGLREAVKVLDKRQAHLCVLAGNCDEAQYVKLVEALCAEHQINLIKVDDNKKLGEWVGLCKIDREGKPRKVVGCSCVVVKDYGKDSQAKDVIDNYFRGK